In Desulfofundulus kuznetsovii DSM 6115, the following are encoded in one genomic region:
- the carB gene encoding carbamoyl-phosphate synthase large subunit codes for MPLKKGLRKVMVIGSGPIVIGQAAEFDYAGTQACRALREEGLEVVLVNSNPATIMTDANMADRVYIEPLTPEFVARVIRKEKPDGLLPSLGGQVGLNMALQLANAGVLEAEEVQLLGTPLEAIRRAEDREEFKATMERIGEPIPESIIVSSVDEAVAFAREIGFPLVIRPAYTLGGTGGGMVYNMDELKATVTKGLKASIIHQVLVERSLVGWKEIEFEVMRDSADNCIIICSMENIDPMGIHTGDSIVVAPVQTLSDKEFQMLRTASLNIIRALGVEGGCNVQFALDPNSYKYCVIEVNPRVSRSSALASKATGYPIAKVSSKVAVGLTLDEIKNAVTGKTYACFEPSIDYVVLKFPRWPFDKFALADRTLGTQMKATGEVMAIDRTLEGALLKAVRSLEVGLAGLLVPEMEQLSDEEIETKLSRAEDMRLFVVAEALRRGMLVDRVRALTGIDRFFLEKIQNIVQLERKIRRQGPAALTPDLLRRAKEMGFADAYLAQVTGQDEAKIRALREDCGIRPVYKMVDTCAAEFEAVTPYYYSCYDEEDEAENTSVRKVVVLGSGPIRIGQGIEFDYCSVHSVWALREEGVKAIIINNNPETVSTDFDTADRLYFEPLVLEDVLNILKKERPEGVIVQFGGQTAINLAVPLARAGVPILGTAVEDIDRAEDRERFDQLLVELGIPKPPGRAAFSVGEAVNIAREIGFPVLVRPSYVLGGRAMEIVYNHEELLNYMANAVRVTPEHPVLVDKYLQGEELEVDAIADGETVLIPGIMKHIERAGVHSGDSIAVYPANRITPEVKAQLVDYTTRLARALNVRGMINIQYVLYNGQVYVLEVNPRASRTVPYMSKITGIPMVSLATKVILGRKLRDLGYEGGLYPEGRYFGVKAPVFSFAKLLQVDISLGPEMKSTGEVMGVDSSYPAALYKALVAAGYSIPRNGTILATIADKDKKEALPLLKGLVRLGYNICATAGTAAFLQENGLEVERVNKVREGSPHIVDLIRAGKIHLVINTLTRGRAPERDGFRIRRAAVEHGVPCLTSLDTARAILEVLISIQDGADMDLTPIQELASGEN; via the coding sequence ATGCCGTTGAAAAAGGGACTGCGCAAGGTAATGGTCATCGGTTCCGGGCCTATTGTCATCGGCCAGGCGGCGGAATTTGACTACGCCGGGACCCAGGCCTGCCGCGCTCTGCGGGAAGAGGGTCTGGAAGTGGTGCTGGTAAACAGCAACCCGGCTACCATCATGACTGATGCCAACATGGCCGACCGGGTATATATTGAGCCCCTGACGCCTGAGTTTGTTGCCCGGGTCATCCGCAAGGAAAAACCGGACGGCCTTTTGCCCAGCCTGGGCGGCCAGGTGGGTCTCAACATGGCCCTGCAGCTGGCCAACGCGGGGGTACTGGAGGCCGAGGAGGTGCAGCTCCTGGGCACGCCCCTGGAAGCCATTCGCCGGGCCGAGGACCGGGAAGAATTCAAAGCCACCATGGAACGCATCGGCGAGCCTATTCCCGAAAGCATCATTGTCAGCAGCGTTGATGAAGCGGTGGCCTTCGCCAGGGAAATCGGCTTTCCCTTGGTGATACGCCCGGCCTACACCCTGGGGGGTACCGGCGGGGGCATGGTCTATAACATGGACGAGCTCAAGGCCACGGTCACCAAAGGTTTAAAAGCCAGCATCATTCACCAGGTGCTGGTGGAAAGAAGCCTGGTGGGCTGGAAGGAAATCGAGTTTGAGGTGATGCGGGATAGCGCCGACAACTGCATCATCATCTGCAGCATGGAAAATATCGACCCCATGGGCATTCATACCGGGGACAGTATTGTGGTTGCCCCCGTGCAGACCTTGAGTGACAAAGAATTTCAAATGCTGCGCACCGCCTCCCTGAATATCATCCGGGCATTGGGGGTGGAGGGGGGCTGCAATGTACAGTTTGCCCTGGATCCCAACAGCTACAAATATTGTGTAATTGAGGTCAACCCCCGGGTTTCCCGTTCTTCGGCCCTGGCTTCCAAGGCCACCGGCTACCCCATCGCCAAGGTTTCCAGCAAGGTTGCCGTGGGTTTGACCCTGGATGAGATTAAAAACGCGGTTACCGGTAAAACCTATGCTTGCTTCGAACCTTCCATAGATTACGTGGTGTTGAAATTCCCCCGCTGGCCCTTTGACAAATTTGCCCTGGCCGACCGCACCCTGGGCACCCAGATGAAGGCCACCGGGGAAGTTATGGCCATCGACCGCACCCTGGAAGGCGCCCTGTTAAAGGCGGTACGCTCCCTGGAAGTCGGCCTGGCGGGTCTTCTGGTTCCGGAGATGGAACAGTTGAGCGATGAAGAGATTGAAACCAAGTTGTCCCGGGCCGAAGATATGCGCCTGTTTGTGGTGGCCGAAGCTTTGCGCCGGGGGATGCTTGTGGACAGGGTCAGGGCCTTAACGGGCATTGACCGCTTTTTCCTGGAGAAGATCCAAAACATTGTGCAGCTGGAGCGGAAGATCCGCCGCCAGGGACCGGCGGCGTTAACGCCGGATCTTTTGCGCCGCGCCAAGGAAATGGGCTTTGCCGACGCCTATCTGGCCCAGGTTACCGGCCAGGACGAGGCCAAAATAAGGGCCTTACGGGAGGATTGCGGCATCAGGCCGGTTTATAAGATGGTGGATACCTGTGCGGCAGAATTTGAAGCCGTTACCCCTTATTACTATTCATGCTACGATGAAGAGGATGAAGCCGAAAACACCAGCGTGCGCAAGGTGGTGGTTCTGGGATCGGGTCCCATCCGCATCGGTCAGGGGATCGAGTTTGACTACTGTTCGGTTCACTCGGTATGGGCGCTGCGGGAAGAAGGCGTTAAGGCGATCATCATTAACAACAACCCGGAGACGGTCAGCACCGACTTTGATACCGCCGACCGGCTTTACTTTGAGCCCCTCGTTTTGGAAGATGTATTGAACATCCTGAAAAAGGAACGCCCCGAGGGGGTAATTGTTCAGTTTGGCGGCCAGACGGCCATCAACCTGGCCGTTCCCCTGGCCAGAGCCGGTGTCCCCATTTTAGGTACGGCGGTGGAAGATATTGACCGGGCGGAAGACCGGGAGCGTTTCGATCAACTGCTCGTGGAACTGGGTATTCCAAAACCGCCGGGGAGGGCGGCTTTTTCCGTGGGCGAAGCAGTGAACATAGCCCGGGAAATTGGGTTTCCCGTGCTGGTCAGGCCCTCCTATGTACTGGGTGGTCGGGCCATGGAGATTGTCTATAATCATGAAGAACTGCTCAACTACATGGCCAATGCGGTCAGGGTCACCCCCGAGCACCCGGTGCTGGTAGATAAGTACTTGCAGGGCGAGGAGCTGGAAGTAGATGCCATAGCCGATGGGGAGACGGTGTTGATTCCGGGAATCATGAAGCATATCGAGCGGGCCGGCGTTCACTCCGGGGACAGTATAGCCGTCTACCCGGCTAACAGGATCACCCCGGAGGTAAAGGCCCAGCTGGTGGACTACACCACCCGGTTGGCCCGGGCTTTAAATGTGCGGGGAATGATCAACATCCAGTACGTGCTTTACAACGGGCAGGTCTACGTGCTGGAAGTAAACCCGCGGGCCAGCCGCACGGTGCCCTACATGAGCAAAATCACCGGCATTCCCATGGTCAGCCTGGCCACGAAGGTTATTCTGGGCCGCAAATTACGGGACCTAGGTTACGAGGGCGGCCTTTACCCGGAGGGCCGTTATTTCGGGGTCAAGGCTCCCGTCTTCAGCTTTGCCAAACTGCTCCAGGTGGATATCTCCCTGGGGCCGGAAATGAAATCCACCGGCGAGGTCATGGGAGTGGACAGCAGCTACCCGGCAGCGTTATACAAGGCCCTGGTGGCGGCCGGCTACAGCATCCCCCGGAACGGCACCATCCTGGCCACCATTGCGGACAAGGATAAAAAAGAGGCCCTGCCCCTTTTAAAGGGGTTGGTCCGTCTGGGATACAATATTTGCGCCACTGCCGGGACAGCGGCCTTTTTGCAGGAAAATGGCCTGGAGGTGGAACGGGTGAACAAGGTGCGGGAAGGTTCCCCCCATATCGTGGATCTCATCCGGGCGGGGAAGATCCACCTGGTCATCAACACCCTCACCCGGGGCAGGGCTCCGGAGCGGGACGGTTTCCGCATCCGCCGGGCGGCGGTGGAACACGGTGTCCCCTGCCTGACCTCCCTGGATACCGCCCGGGCCATCCTGGAAGTCCTTATTTCCATCCAGGATGGCGCGGATATGGACCTTACTCCCATCCAGGAGCTGGCCAGTGGAGAAAACTAG
- a CDS encoding polysaccharide deacetylase family protein translates to MYHHISDTSRGPAVITPRLFQAHLDTLKKEGYNVISAEKLARFLSGKDTIPPKAVVITFDDGYESFYTYAYPELKKRNMPATCFVIVKSVGDPKERIPKLTWEQMREMQASGMSFYPHSYDSHYQARFAPGVPAARYIRPALAGPIWLGKLNRRETQEEYEARVRADLLKAKEVMEMELGRPMDHFCWPYGADSPTAARIARSLGYKYLYYIRKGLNDPHITDGFIRRINAGSPDVTPEILIRKIEKYSLLTSARQWCLALSPLYPALLKPTFVALESI, encoded by the coding sequence ATGTACCACCATATCAGCGATACCAGCCGGGGCCCGGCGGTAATTACTCCCCGGCTGTTTCAGGCACACCTGGACACCTTGAAAAAGGAAGGCTACAATGTTATTTCCGCGGAAAAGCTGGCCCGGTTTTTGTCCGGAAAGGATACCATACCTCCCAAAGCAGTGGTAATTACCTTTGACGACGGATATGAATCTTTCTATACCTACGCCTACCCGGAACTAAAAAAAAGAAATATGCCGGCCACCTGCTTTGTCATTGTAAAGTCGGTAGGTGACCCAAAGGAGAGAATACCCAAGCTGACCTGGGAACAAATGCGGGAAATGCAGGCCAGTGGCATGAGTTTTTATCCTCACTCTTACGACAGCCACTACCAGGCCAGGTTCGCCCCGGGCGTACCCGCCGCCCGGTACATAAGGCCCGCCCTGGCAGGCCCGATCTGGCTGGGCAAGCTGAACCGGCGGGAAACACAGGAAGAATATGAGGCCCGGGTGAGGGCGGATCTGCTCAAGGCAAAAGAAGTCATGGAAATGGAGCTGGGCCGGCCTATGGATCATTTTTGCTGGCCTTACGGGGCCGATAGCCCCACCGCAGCCAGAATTGCCCGCTCCCTGGGCTACAAGTACCTTTACTATATACGCAAAGGCTTAAACGACCCCCACATCACCGACGGTTTCATCCGGCGGATCAATGCGGGTAGCCCGGACGTCACTCCGGAAATTTTGATTCGCAAAATCGAAAAGTATTCCTTGCTTACCTCCGCCCGTCAGTGGTGCCTGGCCCTTTCCCCCCTTTACCCGGCACTGCTCAAGCCAACCTTTGTCGCCCTTGAATCAATTTAG
- a CDS encoding dihydroorotate dehydrogenase electron transfer subunit: MVADMPANIVQQEQVGPGQYRLTLYAPVIASCAVPGQFVYIRCTGSLDPMLRRPLSIHGVNRRKGEVLFLYQVVGRGTALLAAKRNGEQLAVMGPLGRGFTLPEPGQRVVLVGGGIGVAPLVFLGHELVQRKNQVCLLVGARSAHQLPVGKEGYTAPFELAVATDDGSCGHHGPVTDLLEKILAGEGADMVYACGPRHMLRQTASLLARFGVPGEFSLEERMGCGVGACLSCVCKTAGKGGEPFRYRRVCVEGPVFPADQLVWD, translated from the coding sequence ATGGTAGCTGATATGCCCGCCAATATCGTACAGCAGGAGCAAGTGGGGCCGGGGCAATACCGGTTGACCCTTTATGCCCCCGTGATCGCTTCTTGTGCCGTTCCGGGCCAGTTTGTTTACATACGCTGTACCGGTAGCCTGGATCCCATGTTGCGCCGCCCGTTAAGCATCCACGGGGTAAACCGGAGGAAGGGAGAGGTGCTTTTTCTTTATCAGGTGGTGGGAAGGGGCACTGCTTTGCTGGCCGCGAAGAGAAATGGAGAGCAACTTGCGGTAATGGGACCCCTGGGCCGCGGTTTCACCCTGCCGGAGCCGGGGCAGCGGGTGGTTCTGGTAGGAGGCGGCATCGGTGTGGCTCCCCTTGTTTTTTTAGGGCACGAATTGGTACAAAGAAAAAACCAGGTTTGTTTACTGGTGGGCGCCCGCAGTGCCCACCAGTTGCCGGTGGGAAAGGAGGGATATACCGCCCCCTTTGAGCTGGCTGTGGCCACTGATGACGGTTCTTGCGGCCATCATGGTCCGGTGACGGACTTGCTGGAAAAAATACTGGCCGGCGAAGGGGCGGACATGGTTTACGCCTGCGGTCCCCGGCATATGCTGCGCCAAACGGCTTCGCTTTTAGCCAGGTTTGGTGTACCCGGGGAATTTTCCCTGGAGGAGCGCATGGGCTGCGGGGTGGGAGCCTGCCTTTCCTGCGTTTGTAAAACCGCCGGCAAAGGCGGCGAACCCTTTCGGTACCGGCGGGTATGCGTGGAGGGGCCGGTTTTCCCGGCGGATCAGCTGGTCTGGGACTAG
- a CDS encoding dihydroorotate dehydrogenase, which translates to MAKPNLAVNVAGIRMKNPVTTASGTFGFGSEYAPFVDLNRLGAIVVKGITLLPRQGNPPPRIVETPAGILNAIGLQNPGVDHFIEVALPYLRQFDLPVIVNIAGDTVEDYAALAARLDGVPGVAGLEVNISCPNVKKGGLAFGADPDSAAAVVRAVKGATRLPVVVKLSPNVTSIVRLAEAVVEAGADALSMINTLLGMAIDIRRRCPALANVMGGLSGPAIRPVAVRAVWQVYQALKVPIVGMGGIVTAEDALEFIMAGATAVAVGTANFINPRATMDIIDGIERFLVEEGVPDIQELIGAAHM; encoded by the coding sequence ATGGCCAAACCCAACCTTGCCGTAAATGTTGCCGGTATACGGATGAAAAACCCCGTGACCACCGCCTCGGGTACTTTTGGCTTCGGCTCCGAGTATGCCCCATTTGTTGATTTAAACCGCCTGGGGGCCATTGTGGTCAAAGGCATCACCCTTTTGCCCCGCCAGGGAAACCCTCCACCGCGCATTGTGGAAACACCGGCGGGTATCTTGAACGCCATTGGTTTACAGAATCCCGGTGTGGATCACTTCATCGAAGTAGCCCTGCCTTATCTAAGGCAGTTTGACCTGCCGGTAATTGTGAACATTGCCGGGGATACGGTTGAGGATTACGCCGCCCTGGCGGCCAGGTTAGACGGGGTGCCGGGCGTGGCGGGACTGGAGGTAAATATTTCTTGCCCAAATGTCAAAAAGGGGGGTCTGGCCTTTGGTGCCGATCCCGATTCGGCTGCCGCCGTGGTGCGGGCAGTAAAGGGGGCTACCCGACTTCCGGTGGTGGTCAAGCTTTCTCCCAATGTGACCAGTATTGTCCGGTTGGCGGAAGCGGTGGTGGAGGCGGGGGCCGATGCCCTGTCCATGATCAACACCCTCCTGGGAATGGCCATAGACATTCGCCGTCGCTGCCCGGCCCTGGCCAACGTCATGGGCGGCCTATCCGGCCCGGCCATCAGGCCGGTGGCGGTAAGGGCGGTGTGGCAGGTTTACCAGGCCTTAAAGGTTCCCATTGTGGGCATGGGGGGCATCGTTACGGCCGAGGATGCCCTGGAATTCATCATGGCCGGGGCCACCGCCGTAGCCGTGGGGACGGCCAACTTCATTAACCCCCGGGCCACCATGGACATTATTGATGGGATTGAAAGGTTTCTAGTGGAAGAAGGGGTACCGGATATTCAAGAGTTAATCGGGGCGGCCCACATGTAG
- the pyrF gene encoding orotidine-5'-phosphate decarboxylase, with the protein MNIDEARKKLIIALDVESMEQALDLVEQLKPWAGMFKIGMQLFYSQGPAVVEGLCRRGVKVFLDLKLHDIPNTVAQAARVLTRLGVDMFNVHAAGGRAMMRAALESCREESTALGIPRPLVVAVTVLTSIDQPAFNRELGLSGPILDRVVAWAFLAKECGLDGVVASAQEAAAIRQSCGPDFLIITPGIRPAGAACGDQKRVVTPAGALAAGASHLVVGRPVIAAPDPVEAVRAVLDEMGASV; encoded by the coding sequence GTGAACATCGATGAGGCCAGGAAAAAATTAATTATTGCTCTGGATGTGGAGTCTATGGAACAGGCCCTTGATCTTGTGGAACAGCTCAAGCCATGGGCGGGCATGTTCAAGATCGGCATGCAGCTGTTTTACAGCCAGGGGCCGGCGGTGGTGGAGGGATTGTGCCGGCGGGGAGTGAAAGTGTTTTTAGACTTAAAACTTCACGATATCCCCAATACCGTGGCCCAAGCAGCCCGGGTTCTCACCAGGCTGGGGGTGGACATGTTCAACGTCCATGCCGCCGGCGGGCGCGCCATGATGCGGGCGGCGTTAGAGTCCTGCAGGGAGGAATCGACAGCCCTGGGCATTCCACGCCCGCTGGTCGTTGCCGTTACCGTGCTTACCAGCATCGATCAGCCTGCTTTTAACCGGGAACTGGGTCTCTCCGGGCCTATTTTGGACCGGGTGGTGGCCTGGGCCTTCCTGGCCAAAGAGTGCGGTCTGGACGGCGTGGTGGCTTCGGCCCAGGAAGCGGCGGCCATCCGGCAGTCCTGCGGACCGGACTTTTTAATCATTACCCCCGGTATCCGCCCGGCCGGGGCCGCCTGCGGCGACCAGAAACGAGTTGTGACCCCTGCCGGTGCTCTGGCAGCCGGGGCCAGCCACCTGGTGGTGGGCCGTCCAGTTATTGCCGCCCCGGACCCGGTAGAAGCCGTCAGGGCGGTACTGGATGAAATGGGGGCTAGTGTATAA
- a CDS encoding small, acid-soluble spore protein, alpha/beta type, which translates to MGRRRGGLMSDRLKYELAEELGVADLVRREGWGSVSSRNCGNLVRLAIERAERAMMQGQ; encoded by the coding sequence ATGGGTAGACGGCGTGGAGGATTGATGTCCGACAGGCTGAAATACGAGTTAGCCGAAGAGCTGGGAGTAGCCGATCTGGTGCGCAGGGAGGGCTGGGGCAGCGTTTCCTCGCGGAACTGCGGTAACCTGGTCCGACTGGCCATCGAAAGGGCTGAGCGGGCAATGATGCAGGGACAATAG
- the pyrE gene encoding orotate phosphoribosyltransferase, with product MLNRKEILSIFEKTGAMLTGHFVLTSGRHSDRYFQCARVLEHPRYCELLCRELARGWINEGLKDVDTVIGPALGGILVSYEVARALGARSLFTERENGVMTLRRGFVLSPGERVLVVEDVITTGGSVREVIAVVREAGAQVVGAAALVDRSNGTVDLGVPLQALLTVPAVSYSPEECPLCRQGIPAVKPGSRHLSGAGGTPRG from the coding sequence TTGCTCAACCGTAAAGAAATTCTTTCCATCTTTGAAAAAACCGGTGCCATGCTTACCGGTCACTTTGTGCTTACGTCCGGGCGCCACAGCGACCGTTACTTCCAGTGTGCCCGGGTGCTGGAACACCCCCGGTATTGCGAGTTGTTGTGCCGGGAACTGGCCCGGGGATGGATAAACGAAGGGCTTAAAGACGTGGATACTGTTATTGGCCCGGCCCTGGGCGGCATACTGGTGTCCTATGAAGTAGCCCGGGCACTGGGAGCCAGGAGTCTTTTCACCGAAAGGGAAAACGGGGTAATGACCCTGCGGCGGGGCTTTGTGCTGTCTCCCGGGGAGCGGGTGCTGGTGGTGGAGGATGTGATTACCACCGGCGGGTCGGTGCGGGAAGTGATTGCGGTGGTCCGGGAGGCCGGGGCACAGGTAGTGGGAGCCGCCGCACTGGTCGACCGCAGCAATGGAACGGTTGATCTGGGTGTGCCCCTCCAGGCACTGTTAACCGTTCCGGCGGTTAGCTACAGCCCGGAAGAATGCCCCCTGTGCCGGCAGGGTATCCCTGCGGTCAAACCCGGGAGCCGTCACCTCTCCGGCGCTGGCGGAACTCCGAGGGGGTAA